The Planctomycetota bacterium genome has a window encoding:
- a CDS encoding Gfo/Idh/MocA family oxidoreductase — protein MAGEGRRAKRAEGMARREFLRFGAAAAAGAAALGGRLTVLAADAPAQKLGVAVVGARGMGGYSLDQGLRERLVAIVEIEDKRAAEAMKIVQERAKDAPPPKVYTDYRKMLDECHKDLDVVLTGTPDHHHAPASIRAIQLGKHAFAQKPLAHNIYECYALAKAAREKKVCTQMGNQGYCDEGMRRLVEFTWAGAIGNITETHTILGRNFGGSGGRPASKPVPEGLHWDEWLGPAPHRDYHDGLHPFSWRSWRQFGTGTIGDMACHHLARIFWPLKIYTLKKFSVTCLHTKGGSEEMYPQDNVLLWELPEREGQPPCKVYAYDHGDLKPEVMKEVEKKYDRKFGEASLLIGDKGLMGHEPYIITEERRNDFKPPEKTLPRAHGGPIEDLFWCIRNGGTPASNFPDAAGPLTAWVLTGHLAMFAGVGKKLDWDVEKMECTNMPEINRFVKREYRKGWEV, from the coding sequence GTGGCAGGCGAAGGCAGGCGGGCGAAACGGGCGGAGGGGATGGCGCGGCGCGAGTTCCTGCGGTTCGGCGCGGCCGCGGCGGCCGGCGCGGCGGCCCTGGGCGGCCGCCTCACCGTTCTGGCGGCCGACGCTCCCGCGCAGAAGCTCGGCGTGGCCGTGGTGGGCGCGCGCGGCATGGGCGGCTACAGCCTCGACCAGGGCCTCCGCGAGCGCCTCGTGGCCATCGTGGAGATCGAGGACAAGCGCGCCGCCGAAGCGATGAAGATCGTCCAGGAACGCGCCAAGGACGCTCCCCCGCCCAAAGTCTACACCGACTACCGCAAGATGCTCGACGAGTGCCACAAGGACCTCGACGTGGTGCTCACCGGCACGCCCGACCACCATCACGCCCCGGCCTCGATTCGCGCCATCCAGCTCGGCAAGCACGCCTTCGCCCAGAAGCCGCTCGCCCACAACATCTACGAGTGCTACGCCCTCGCCAAGGCGGCCCGCGAGAAGAAGGTCTGCACCCAGATGGGCAACCAGGGCTACTGCGACGAGGGCATGCGCCGCCTCGTCGAGTTCACCTGGGCCGGCGCCATCGGCAACATCACCGAGACCCACACCATCCTCGGCCGCAACTTTGGCGGCAGCGGCGGCCGGCCCGCCTCGAAGCCCGTGCCCGAGGGCCTGCACTGGGACGAGTGGCTTGGCCCCGCCCCGCACCGCGACTACCACGACGGCCTCCACCCCTTCTCGTGGCGCTCGTGGCGCCAATTCGGCACCGGCACCATCGGCGACATGGCCTGCCACCACCTCGCCCGCATCTTCTGGCCGCTCAAGATCTACACCCTCAAGAAGTTCTCCGTCACCTGCCTCCACACCAAGGGCGGCAGCGAGGAGATGTATCCCCAGGACAACGTGCTCCTGTGGGAGCTGCCCGAGCGCGAGGGCCAGCCGCCGTGCAAGGTCTACGCCTACGACCACGGCGACCTGAAGCCCGAGGTGATGAAAGAGGTCGAGAAGAAGTACGACCGCAAGTTCGGCGAGGCCAGCCTGCTCATCGGCGACAAGGGCCTCATGGGCCACGAGCCCTACATCATCACCGAAGAGCGGCGCAACGACTTCAAGCCGCCCGAGAAGACCCTGCCCCGCGCCCACGGCGGCCCCATCGAGGACCTCTTCTGGTGCATCCGCAACGGCGGCACACCCGCCTCCAACTTCCCCGACGCCGCCGGCCCCCTCACCGCCTGGGTGCTCACCGGCCACCTGGCTATGTTCGCCGG
- a CDS encoding L,D-transpeptidase produces MCERGVLALGLVCLAGALAAAEPDEALRAQLAWQIALDRVGFSGGILDGKVGPKGKLATREFQHARGLPATGALDPRTAEALGVAPDRALAPYTVTAADLALVGPLPTTWPEKSKQDRLPYPSLDEALAERFHCTRALLAALNPGKEIARLAAGDSLLAPAIAPSPPIPRAEALEVNLTEKVIRAFGEGGKLVGLFHCSIAADKARLPSGQASVIVISENPAYTFDPKMWPEVKDVTQKLTIPPGPRNPVGLCWIGLSLPGYGMHGTPMPEMIGKTGSHGCFRLTNWDALRLAKMVRVGTPVRFTARPGD; encoded by the coding sequence ATGTGTGAGCGAGGCGTTCTGGCTCTCGGCCTGGTGTGTCTGGCGGGCGCGCTGGCGGCGGCCGAGCCCGACGAGGCGCTGCGCGCACAACTCGCCTGGCAGATCGCGCTGGACCGCGTGGGCTTCTCGGGCGGCATTCTGGACGGCAAGGTGGGGCCGAAGGGCAAGCTGGCCACGCGCGAGTTCCAGCACGCCCGCGGCCTGCCGGCCACGGGCGCCCTCGACCCGAGGACGGCCGAGGCGCTGGGCGTGGCGCCCGACCGGGCGCTGGCGCCCTACACCGTGACCGCGGCCGACCTGGCCCTGGTGGGGCCTCTGCCCACCACGTGGCCCGAGAAGAGCAAGCAGGACCGCCTGCCGTATCCCTCGCTGGACGAGGCGCTGGCCGAGCGCTTCCACTGCACGCGCGCGCTGCTGGCCGCGCTGAACCCGGGCAAAGAGATCGCCCGCCTGGCCGCGGGCGATTCGCTCCTCGCGCCGGCCATCGCCCCATCCCCGCCCATCCCCCGGGCCGAAGCCCTCGAGGTCAACCTCACGGAGAAGGTCATCCGCGCTTTCGGAGAGGGCGGCAAGCTGGTGGGCCTCTTCCACTGCTCGATCGCGGCCGACAAGGCGCGGCTGCCCTCGGGCCAGGCGAGCGTGATCGTGATCTCGGAGAACCCCGCCTACACCTTCGACCCGAAGATGTGGCCCGAGGTGAAGGACGTGACCCAGAAGCTCACCATTCCGCCCGGCCCGCGCAACCCGGTGGGCCTGTGCTGGATCGGCCTGAGCCTGCCCGGCTACGGCATGCACGGCACGCCGATGCCCGAGATGATCGGCAAGACCGGCTCGCACGGCTGCTTCCGGCTGACGAACTGGGATGCGCTGCGCCTGGCGAAGATGGTGCGGGTGGGCACGCCGGTGCGCTTCACGGCCCGGCCGGGCGACTAG
- a CDS encoding glycosyltransferase produces MMSQRVLIVAMSVGGGHGKAGEAIARAMAERAPGWQVRAIDLRDHAAAWFRTLYVTGYLFIVRHAPWLWGWLYRHPPRRGGTLPPWLLQRALRPFEQLVREFQPDAILATQITGSEAAAALRARGIHRGIAATVVTDFDAHPSWRNGQIDAFFVPDEDLRIRLAATGIPLERLEATGVPIDPAFEGPFDVAALKEKHEIRPDVPVVLLMGGSLGLGPMEGAVRDLLAAGKPRDVLVVSGRNAALRARLERLVPVGQTRLHVFGFVDYVAELMAASDLFVSKPGGLSMTEAVTVGVPTLAIAPLAGQEVANARHLAAQGVVECPRPGEPLAAAVERLLGDEAARQRLAAAARAYAPRRPARRIAERVVELVEGKQPPSRPAGP; encoded by the coding sequence ATGATGAGCCAGCGTGTGCTAATCGTCGCGATGTCGGTCGGCGGCGGCCACGGCAAGGCCGGCGAGGCCATCGCGCGCGCCATGGCCGAACGGGCGCCCGGCTGGCAGGTGCGCGCGATTGACCTGCGCGACCACGCGGCCGCCTGGTTCCGCACCCTCTACGTCACCGGCTACCTGTTCATCGTGCGCCACGCGCCCTGGCTGTGGGGGTGGCTCTATCGCCACCCGCCCAGGCGCGGCGGCACCCTGCCGCCCTGGCTGCTCCAGCGCGCCCTGCGTCCCTTCGAGCAACTCGTCCGCGAGTTCCAGCCCGACGCCATCCTGGCCACACAAATCACCGGGTCCGAAGCCGCGGCCGCGCTGCGCGCCCGCGGCATCCATCGCGGCATCGCGGCCACCGTGGTCACCGACTTCGACGCCCATCCCTCCTGGCGCAATGGGCAGATTGACGCCTTCTTCGTCCCCGACGAGGACCTTCGCATCCGCCTCGCCGCCACGGGCATCCCCCTCGAGCGCCTCGAGGCCACGGGCGTGCCGATTGACCCCGCGTTCGAGGGGCCGTTCGACGTGGCCGCGCTCAAGGAGAAGCACGAGATTCGCCCCGACGTGCCCGTCGTGCTGCTGATGGGCGGCAGCCTGGGCCTCGGGCCGATGGAGGGCGCCGTGCGCGACCTCCTGGCGGCCGGCAAGCCCCGCGACGTGCTGGTGGTCTCGGGGCGCAACGCGGCGCTCCGCGCCCGCCTCGAGCGCCTAGTGCCCGTGGGCCAGACCCGGTTGCACGTGTTCGGGTTCGTGGACTACGTGGCCGAGCTGATGGCGGCGAGCGACCTGTTCGTGTCGAAGCCGGGCGGCCTCTCGATGACCGAGGCCGTGACGGTGGGCGTGCCCACGCTGGCCATCGCGCCGCTAGCGGGCCAGGAGGTGGCCAACGCCCGCCACCTCGCGGCCCAGGGCGTCGTCGAGTGCCCGCGGCCCGGCGAGCCGCTGGCCGCGGCCGTCGAGCGCCTGCTCGGCGACGAGGCGGCGCGCCAGCGCCTGGCCGCCGCGGCCCGGGCCTACGCGCCGCGCCGGCCCGCCCGCCGCATCGCCGAGCGAGTCGTCGAGCTCGTCGAGGGGAAACAACCGCCTAGTCGCCCGGCCGGGCCGTGA